From the genome of uncultured Bacteroides sp.:
ACTTTGGGACGGTCATGTTCTGGAAGAACCGAAGAGTAATGATTACCAAACGATGGGGATTAAGAATTTTAATGATTATATTGCTCTCGATAAAAGAGTTGAAAAAGTAATTTTGCCGTTGAGAGATGGATTAACAATTATCAGAAAAAAATAGAAATAATGGAAACTACCAGACAAAATAAAATAGCCCGTTTACTCCAAAAGGAACTGAGTGATATCTTCTTGTTGCAGACAAAATCAATGAAGGGAGTTCTGGTTTCAGTTAGTGCAGTAAGAATTAGCCCTGATATGAGTATTGCTCGTGTATATCTGAGCGTTTTTCCTTCAGATAAAGGAACTGAATTAGTAAAGAATATAAATGATAACATGAAGTCTATTCGTTTTGAATTAGGGACTCGTGTGCGTCATCAGTTGAGAATTATTCCTGAACTAAAATTCTTTATAGATGATTCGCTTGACTATATTGAAAAAATTGATTCTTTGTTGAAATAGTATCGTGAATTTTCCTATTTACATAGCTAAGCGTTATCTTTTTTCTAAAAAATCTCATAACGCAATTAATATAATTTCTGCAATATCTGTTTGTGGAGTTGCCCTTGCTACACTTGCTTTGGTTTGTACTTTATCTGTATTTAATGGCTTTCAGGATATGGTAGCCTCTTTCTTTACAGCTTTTGATCCACAAATTAAAATAACTGTGGCCCACGGAAAGACATTTGATACAAAGGATGAACGTATTCAAAAAATACGCTCTTTGAAGGATGTTGCAGTATTTACTGAAACCCTTGAAGAAAATGCTATGGTGCAGTATAAAGGACGCCAGGCAATGGCTGTGATAAAGGGAGTTCAGGACAATTTTGAGGAACTGACAAAGATTGATAGCATCCTTTATGGTAATGGCCGATTTGTACTTCATGATTCCATTGTGGATTATTGTGTAATGGGGGTTGAGTTAGTCTCAAAATTAAGTTCAGGAGTCAAGTTTGTCGATCCGTTGGAGGTTTATGCACCGATAAGGGATGCAAAAGTGAACATGGCAAATCCTGCAGCCTCATTTAATATGCAGTATCTTTATTCTCCAGGTGTTGTCTTTATTGTTAAGCAGCTGAAATACGATGGTTCGTATATTCTAACATCTCTTGATTTTGCCAGAAGGCTGTTCCATTATACAACAGAAGCTTCAGCTATTGAATTAAAGCTAAAACCTGAAGCGAATGTAGATAAGGTGAAGAATGATATAAAGCAAATTCTTGGTGACTCATTTGTTGTAAAGGATAGATATGAGCAACAAGCAGATGTTTTTCGTATTATGAAGATTGAAAAATTTATATCATATCTTTTCTTGACCTTTATTTTGATGATTGCATGCTTTAATGTGATTGGATCGCTTTCAATGCTTATTATTGATAAAAAGAATGATGTTGAGACTCTTCGGAATTTGGGAGCAAGTGATAAATTAATAGCGCGTATTTTTCTTTTCGAAGGTAGGATGATTTCAACGATTGGGTCTGTAATTGGCATTGTTCTTGGACTAGTACTTTGTTATATTCAGCAAAAATATGGAATAATCTCATTAGGTGGCTCTCATGGAACTTTTGTTGTTGATGCATATCCTGTGAGCGTTCGCCCGTTAGATATATTGCTTATTTTTATCACAGTCTTGGTTGTTGGGTACCTTTCTGTTTGGTATCCCGTTCGTTATCTGAGTAAACGCTTGCTTGTAAAATAGCAATTCTTTAATATATTACTGGCCTGCAAAGAATCTAAATTTAGATTCTTTGCAGGCCAGTAATGTTATCATTAGTTGGATTGTATTTCTTTCTTTGATTTTCTATAGATCCTATAAGCGTATATTGCTGCCATTGATAATAGAATTATGGCTCCTCCATCTACTGGGGCATTTTCTGGTTCGACCTCTTCTGCTGTATTATCTTCTGCATAAGAATTGTTTGAGTATAAAGAGAATGAGCCACTGCTATCGTAAGCCTTAGCCGTTGTAATACCAATCCCCATCATATAGAAGAAATAGCAAATTAAAATTTTTTTCATAGTCATAAATTGTTATTTGATAATTATTTTGGTGTTTGAATTTTTTGTTCTTATTAAATATATACCTGGAAGAAGTTGTATTGGTGTTTTTCCATCATTGTATCCTGTATAAACAAGCTTACCCTGAGCAGAATAGATATTAATTTCATCTTCGGTGCCTGTAATCCATAAGTTTCCTTCGTTCTGCCAAATTTTTATTTCTTTAGCTTTAGCTGTTGAGATACCTACACTTTCAGGTTCGATTGAAATCTCGTATGATGTTTGATTAAGTTTTGTTCCTTTATAGGCGATGAATGACTGAAATGGCAGGAGATCTTCATCACTTTCAACGAATTTATTGTTTTTCAGACAATAATACTTGTCTGCAGAAACAAGCTCTTTTGGGCTAATACTATATGTATATGGATTGCCTAAATGTGTATACCCATTGTTAATGGAATAGATATTATTGTTTTCATTGAGTGTTATTCCTTTATCAGAAAAGAAAAATACTTCTCCATTATCAATATTGGGTAAGACTTTTATTATATATCCGCTGCCATTGAATGTATTATTGACAAACTTCTCATTTTGATAGCTTTTTAGAAAATAGTCATGATTAGGTCTTAAAGCGTATGCTATTCCATTAATATAGCCTCCTACGACTTTTGGAATAAATGGGAGAGAGAAGCTATGCCATTTACTTGGTGAGAATTTGCAAACATAAGATATTTCTCCTTTAACAGTAACTTTCCCATTTATTTTAGCTCCGTCAAATATACGTAGGTCTCCAGTTATAGTTTCGTCATTATATATTTTTACTTCATCTGCTTCAACTGTCTGTTGGTCTTCGGGAAGTGTTTTTATACATACTGCTTCAGATTCATTTGTGGTTATATATCCATTAGTAGCTTTTACTGTATAGTAATAGTTCGTGTTTTGATTAAGACCATCTATATTGTATGATGTTGTGTTTCCAACTTGTTTAGGAAAGCCAGGGACTGAAGTTTCTATACTATCAAGGACTTGTGTTATTTTTATGTTGTCTATTACAAATCCATAGTTATTCTTCATACCTCCCTGAAACCTTATTATAGAGCTGTTTGTTCCACCAGTTAGTGGGTAGCTGAAGTGTTGAGTTACTAATTGGCTTGAGGCATTGACAGCTACATTTTTAATAAGATTGTTATTGACATAGAGGTTGACAGTTGTGGCTTTGCTGATACTAACAGTTCCTATGTCAAAGCTAAGCTCAAAATTTCCGCTATTACCTGATAGATTAAGCGCAGGAGTTTGAATGTATCCTGCTGTATTTGACACTCCAACTCTTAAGAATTTTTCAGTTTCTGAGTCAGATGTTACTATCTTAATAAGATCTCCACTCCATTTAGGAAGATATGTTGCTAATTCTATGTATTCCTCGTATTTTACTTGTTCTCTAAAATCTTCGTTTAATATTGTTTTTTCATAGTTACCAACTGTCTTGTTATATACATTAAGTATGTAATCGGCTGCATTATCGCAATTATTCCAATTAGCAAGAAATGAGTTGTTTGTAATGTTACTGGCGCTATTTGTAGTTGGTTTGGAAATAAATTTTGCTGTTCCTTTTATTTCAATACTTAGTATTTTAGGACCGGCATTCACGTTGGCATTTATGGCACTTAGTCTTATTTTAGCATGCTTGTAAGAAAATGTGTTAGTAAATGTAAATATGGTTCCTGTTGAAGGTCCAGAAAATGAGTTTTCTTGTAATAGCGTCCAGTTTATACCGTCTTCTGAAATTTCAAGTTTAGTAGAGGAGCATTTGTAATCAGAAAATGTCCCAATTTTAGATGTAATGCTAATCTCTGTGAAGACTGAGAAATCATAAAACTGTGTAGTCTCTGCATATGAATCGCTACTATTCATGAGCCAGTAATCAGTTTTTTTTGATAAGTTGTTTAACGTCCATCCGACGGATGATGCAGTTTGTCCATCTAATTTTGGAACAATTGTGTCACTGTAACAGTTTGTGTAATTAAAAACAAGTAAGAAAAGAAAAATAAAGAAGGTTGCTCCTCGCTTTTTGAGTGGGGTAATCTTTGACATCTTTTGCTATGTTATTCAGTATGAAAAATTATAGTTTGGTC
Proteins encoded in this window:
- the rbfA gene encoding 30S ribosome-binding factor RbfA, whose product is METTRQNKIARLLQKELSDIFLLQTKSMKGVLVSVSAVRISPDMSIARVYLSVFPSDKGTELVKNINDNMKSIRFELGTRVRHQLRIIPELKFFIDDSLDYIEKIDSLLK
- a CDS encoding FtsX-like permease family protein translates to MNFPIYIAKRYLFSKKSHNAINIISAISVCGVALATLALVCTLSVFNGFQDMVASFFTAFDPQIKITVAHGKTFDTKDERIQKIRSLKDVAVFTETLEENAMVQYKGRQAMAVIKGVQDNFEELTKIDSILYGNGRFVLHDSIVDYCVMGVELVSKLSSGVKFVDPLEVYAPIRDAKVNMANPAASFNMQYLYSPGVVFIVKQLKYDGSYILTSLDFARRLFHYTTEASAIELKLKPEANVDKVKNDIKQILGDSFVVKDRYEQQADVFRIMKIEKFISYLFLTFILMIACFNVIGSLSMLIIDKKNDVETLRNLGASDKLIARIFLFEGRMISTIGSVIGIVLGLVLCYIQQKYGIISLGGSHGTFVVDAYPVSVRPLDILLIFITVLVVGYLSVWYPVRYLSKRLLVK
- a CDS encoding fibronectin type III domain-containing protein, giving the protein MSKITPLKKRGATFFIFLFLLVFNYTNCYSDTIVPKLDGQTASSVGWTLNNLSKKTDYWLMNSSDSYAETTQFYDFSVFTEISITSKIGTFSDYKCSSTKLEISEDGINWTLLQENSFSGPSTGTIFTFTNTFSYKHAKIRLSAINANVNAGPKILSIEIKGTAKFISKPTTNSASNITNNSFLANWNNCDNAADYILNVYNKTVGNYEKTILNEDFREQVKYEEYIELATYLPKWSGDLIKIVTSDSETEKFLRVGVSNTAGYIQTPALNLSGNSGNFELSFDIGTVSISKATTVNLYVNNNLIKNVAVNASSQLVTQHFSYPLTGGTNSSIIRFQGGMKNNYGFVIDNIKITQVLDSIETSVPGFPKQVGNTTSYNIDGLNQNTNYYYTVKATNGYITTNESEAVCIKTLPEDQQTVEADEVKIYNDETITGDLRIFDGAKINGKVTVKGEISYVCKFSPSKWHSFSLPFIPKVVGGYINGIAYALRPNHDYFLKSYQNEKFVNNTFNGSGYIIKVLPNIDNGEVFFFSDKGITLNENNNIYSINNGYTHLGNPYTYSISPKELVSADKYYCLKNNKFVESDEDLLPFQSFIAYKGTKLNQTSYEISIEPESVGISTAKAKEIKIWQNEGNLWITGTEDEINIYSAQGKLVYTGYNDGKTPIQLLPGIYLIRTKNSNTKIIIK